Proteins encoded within one genomic window of Ailuropoda melanoleuca isolate Jingjing chromosome 16, ASM200744v2, whole genome shotgun sequence:
- the LOC117796758 gene encoding uncharacterized protein LOC117796758, with the protein MAAAAVAGLIPVLHSVAGDKSGYYIGRQLWFGFIAVYGVVVYVVRMPWASIHEDFWCHGNITNPCLIECFEKRFSSPVVGTWYFFFFIFLALFFLMEFFMAQIRHKQIKAKSVESVASEMEEGSMVGIQEHVPSPKKSILNFHQEKMLLLLYLLYFLLQVGAQCVFLFLLMCQHLPLVNQTIIHCSTESCPGPYFCLIRGTMEKRMSIYTLITLSFMIVLFCSGFFIYSIHHYLLKGLASAKFWLD; encoded by the coding sequence ATGGCTGCAGCAGCAGTAGCTGGACTGATCCCTGTGCTACACTCAGTGGCTGGTGACAAATCCGGCTACTACATTGGGCGGCAGCTGTGGTTTGGCTTCATTGCCGTGTACGGAGTGGTGGTGTACGTGGTCCGCATGCCCTGGGCCTCCATCCATGAAGATTTCTGGTGCCATGGCAACATCACCAATCCTTGTTTGATTGAGTGTTTTGAAAAACGTTTTAGCAGTCCTGTAGTGGGAACTTggtacttctttttctttattttcttggccCTCTTCTTCCTCATGGAATTCTTCATGGCTCAGATTCGGCACAAGCAGATCAAAGCCAAGTCTGTGGAGTCAGTGGCAAGTGAAATGGAGGAGGGCTCCATGGTGGGAATCCAGGAACATGTCCCTTCCCCAAAGAAGTCCATTCTGAACTTCCACCAAGAGAAGATGCTTTTGCTTTTGTACCTTCTTTACTTCCTCCTGCAGGTTGGTGCACAGTGTGTGTTTTTATTCCTTCTCATGTGCCAACACCTGCCCCTGGTAAACCAAACCATCATTCACTGCAGCACTGAGAGCTGCCCTGGGCCCTATTTCTGCCTGATCAGGGGTACTATGGAGAAGCGAATGTCCATCTACACCCTCATCACCTTATCCTTCATGATCGTCCTCTTCTGCTCAGGTTTCTTCATATACAGCATCCATCATTACCTGTTGAAAGGGCTTGCCAGTGCTAAGTTTTGGCTTGACTAA